Genomic segment of Schistocerca piceifrons isolate TAMUIC-IGC-003096 chromosome 1, iqSchPice1.1, whole genome shotgun sequence:
cgccatcatcatgtaatcatacagtaaagctgcatgccctcgggaaaaattacggctgtagtttccccttgctttcagccgttcgcagtaccagcacagcaaggccgttttggttattgttacaaggccagatcagtcaatcatccagactgttgcccttgcaactactgaaaaggctgctgcccctcttcaggaaccacacgtttgtctggcctctcaacagatacccctccgttgtggttgcacctacggtacggctatctgtatcgctgaggcacacaagcctccccaccaacggcaaggtccatggttcatgcataACTTTAGTAAATTCTctacactttcttgatgcatagtgCTTATGACTAGACACACTTGCCTCtgcagttgactgattcagggtatttaattcttcctctattgatgccaATTCTGcgtcatctgcaccatgggaggcttcactttgttgagatactatcattgttgttattcggtcaaaacatttagaacacaaaaagtcgtcactggaaacatcttaattttgaaacagtcttcaaatgagaacacttactcCCAACCTGGGCAAAGTgtctttttttgttggtcttatatACCACTCTTTTATCGATATGCAagtagtcagcacacttcactctcctgtggccccagtcagaagacatttcaaacagtcctttacacaaaacacactgcaactttgtcaactggcaaattcctcacaaaaacaaagaaatcactagatggtctcagatttcttagaagccttagcactgaacaactgcaatacagaaaactgcaatgaacaaccatgacaaagaaactggCACGAAACTACAGCAAAGTATAAAAAAAActgtaacaatgaaagtgaaaaatatAACTGCAGCAGAGAAAGTGGTGAgacataactgcaacaaagacaatagagataaacattgtaacaagaaaattagtaagaaacaacttcagtgaaagcATGCATTACCctcgaaagttaaaaaaaaaaataaataaataaaagattcttaaaATAAAACCTGTCTAACGTAAGAAAGTGGAAACTTTCctttacagaaaatatagtactacatggtactaatcaacagaaaaaaaacttttctagattggcaatttcgaaaaaaaaaaaaattctataaattataaaaaaattcagacaGTGAAGTAAAAGAACTGTGACAGATACATCTAAACAGAGGATACCATTgcaattataaagcaattatcttacaaataaaaactaacaaaatatctagacTGTTACAGAGataagcattttaaaattttttccaaaatttgcatcttcaaagtggtgttcgcagtgtcatctttggaggcctgtatcttggggcaggaatttttttggagaacaCAAAAAAACCTGtttttacttactcctgaattttagcatatgctaaattcaataacatctagactatgaaggtaaccccctgCCTGAAATGATATGGATTATGCCTCCTGGTGTACACAAAAACATAAAGAAATCCCCATAGTTATGGGTATGTTAGCAGTAGTCATAATTTGCTGTTTGTATATTTTACACAAGTAGCCTGGAATGGTTACTTGTGATTGACCCAATAAATCTTTTACAGCAGAAGCAGTTAATTATCTGATTCCACAATCCTCAGTAGCATATGTCCTGACATCCGAATTTTACGTAACGGATAGTATTATTTTCAATTTCAAGGTTTTTGTCTGTGATGGAGCTGTGTATGAGGAAATTCTATCCAGTAAAAACTGAATAATATCAGGCTAgatcttgtcaaaatatcagattgGTGCAAGGACTGAGACATACCTTTCATTGGAAAGAATGGTATCCTTTGATTATGGGATTAATGAGTCACAAAGTCATGCATGTCATACAAATGTGGATTTAAACAATAACTTAAGCTCAGCTAGGCTATAAGTAAAGCAAATGATAGGCCAAGTTTCGTGATGGGGAAAATGTCGGAGAATGTAACACACACAGATAAAACAATTATCCAAAACACTTGTATTGCTCATTCTTGAATAGGCTACTGATCAAGTTATCAGAACAATACCAAGTTAACAGGGGACATCAAGGAGTATATATGGAAGGACAGTGACAGTGGTCCCACACTTGTTCGACTGGTAAGACTGTGTGTGTCAGAAATTGAAAAGCAGGTACTGTAAGAAAGGCGTGTACCTCTCTTGGGAACCTGCTTACAGAACTCCAAAAACTACCTTTCACGGCAAACAGCATATTCTTCGGCCTCCTATGTATCTACCACCTAGAGAAAGTTAGAAAAACAACAGCTTGCGCATTCCTCCCATACACCAtccgtgactggaacagaaaacagCCTTAATACACGGTACATACAAAGTCCGCGCGGAGATAACTACTCCGCTTCCCATAAAGTGAATCCAGTGTCTTAAACCATCATATCGGTCGGTAACATTACGGTAATCAATTAATTCTTAAACTATCTGTAACACAAGCAACTAGCATAGGGGAGGAGGTGTTTGGTTGCTTGGCGAAATGGTTTAGCgcacaaataaatgaaaattggcTGCTTGGTTTTCTTACTTGATGAAACACTTCTTACAGTATATGTCTTGCTGCCACTACGTAATTAAACAGTAAATTTCCGTACGTACTTGAGAGACTAGCCTCagcttcacaatgaaacacagcattCTTGCACGCGTTTGTTCCTGGTTCGTCGCTTCCGTCTGCTGGACAGTCACAGTAATTATCATTCACGAGCCGAAAATCTATTTCTTGTTTCGAACTGTGGCATACAAAGTTTCCTTTGGAATTTGGTACATATTTGTACGCATAATTTGGATGTATTCCCCTAACGTTTACTTTTAAATGCCGGATTAATCTTTCCACGTTACCATGTGTGATGGCAGTAAGTGATAGCATTTGAAAGCATAAGAAGAGTATACCGACTAAACACACGAAAACAACCGTGTATTTGAATCGCTTTTTGAGGAACTGTCTTTTCCAATAGTCGAGTCCACGTGATTTCATTGCAGCGGCGTTTCTGTGAATTTATACACAATTCGTTCATGTCAGCCCAAGTTCAAGGTATAACATTGTATATTTTCAGCAGATTCTGATCTTGAAAGCATGTAATTAATTTACTTTAGtatgtatttaattacaaactttcACAGCTGTCTGCTTCTGCAATTGACACGCAACTAACTTCTCGAACAGTTGGCACCGAAAGGTTTCAACTAATGCAGACTATTTCACTTTAAATAAGTTCTGTTTGTGTCAAAGATGTTAAAATGTCAACAAACTAAAAAGCGAAGACGTGGAGCTCCGATATTCGGTCAAAAGAAGAGAACTGTGAAGCGTGTAAGTGGTAGCGGTTGGCAGGACATGATTGAGTTCCTTGTGTTTGTCATTGTTTACATCTCGGGAACGTCTGTGCCGTCATTTACTAAATCAGTTTAGTCCCGCCAGGCACGTGCGTTTTAAAACGTTTTAGTTTACCCGTATTAGAGAAAAACGTTGTAATCCACGAAACCATGATAACTTTTGCGCGTTATTATTTGACAATGAAAATTCTGTGTGATATTATTGAAAAATTGTAGTAAATACCAGAAGCACGGGATTTTGCGTCCGCAAAGGAATGCAAAATGTTACGCCAGCAAGTATTCCCGCCTACCCGCTAGTATGTTGCTGCCCTAGGTTCCATACTCTCATTTTATAGTAAATTAGAACGAGACCGATGTTTACTTGTGCAGTGTAACACCATAGAACTGTAACAAATCAAGGGACAAACATATTGTTTTAGACATTCTGTGCATCAATAATGTTTCAGTTTGT
This window contains:
- the LOC124713487 gene encoding uncharacterized protein LOC124713487 — its product is MKSRGLDYWKRQFLKKRFKYTVVFVCLVGILFLCFQMLSLTAITHGNVERLIRHLKVNVRGIHPNYAYKYVPNSKGNFVCHSSKQEIDFRLVNDNYCDCPADGSDEPGTNACKNAVFHCEAEASLSKSVPSNQVNDGICDCCDGSDEWAQIFFPYRISEELQMKLGRYHSPCPNLCPDDV